Proteins co-encoded in one Setaria viridis chromosome 9, Setaria_viridis_v4.0, whole genome shotgun sequence genomic window:
- the LOC117836053 gene encoding zinc finger CCCH domain-containing protein 54, translated as MDFPELAKLAFSRVQQMEPQNVGKILGCILLREPDEDEMVQLAYGNDATVHAKINDAKATLAAIYARCSAQHHHQIGAAHRASAAAAGYHPAAAGVRHHFSPAPAAYGFQYWPEPAPVPKAQPDFGLVDAAAEAHYALQQQNHNGLDDHHHYDAAGGYYYAAAEDAFHNGGAAGGGPPPRAAARRANGLSTRRPCYYFIKGVCKNGQNCNFPHHQAYSDGSSDDSHHNSSGGTPGALEKLEMEITELLYSRHGQPLSIASLPTLYGERYGKGLQADGYLTESQRHGKAGYSLTKLLSRLNKIRIIERPHGQHSVVLAEDAARYTEFRGERGGGDMGSVPASSHQIYLTFPAESKFVEEDVATYFGQYGPVRDVRIPCQERRMFGFVSFENPETVSTILMRRNPHFICGSRVLVKPYREKSKCIERMHVDKMKPMHYCPTRFFEIDPDFYPDEYEASSRMVRKQLAEKRERLIELERKRFGGVRLKPLPHQFAYFDCSIEDVNPLNCLPADSKDADLIVPDSLEIVSPSQAPQTQASNNYDDKESNQIELLPESPFASAAPAGNSVSTII; from the exons atggacTTCCCGGAGCTCGCCAAGCTGGCCTTCTCGAGGGTGCAGCAGATGGAGCCGCAGAACGTCGGCAAGATCCTCGGCTGCATCCTCCTCAGGGAGCCCGACGAGGATGAGATGGTGCAGCTCGCCTACGGCAACGACGCCACCGTGCACGCCAAGATCAACGACGCCAAGGCCACGCTCGCCGCCATCTACGCGCGCTGCTCcgcgcagcaccaccaccagatCGGCGCCGCGCACAgggcaagcgccgccgccgccgggtaccacccggccgccgccggggtgcgCCACCActtctcccccgcgcccgccgcctacGGCTTCCAGTACTGGCCGGAACCCGCGCCGGTGCCCAAGGCGCAGCCGGACTTCGGGCtcgtggacgccgccgccgaggcccacTACGCGCTGCAGCAGCAGAACCACAACGGCCTCGACGACCACCACCACTACGACGCCGCCGGAGGGTACtactacgccgccgccgaggacgcaTTCCAcaatggcggcgccgccggcgggggtcCGCCGCCGAGGGCTGCGGCTCGGCGGGCGAACGGCCTGTCGACTCGGCGCCCCTGCTACTACTTCATCAAGGGCGTGTGCAAGAACGGCCAGAACTGCAACTTCCCGCACCACCAGGCCTACTCCGACGGGTCCTCCGACGACAGCCACCACAACAGCAGCGGAGGCACGCCTGGCGCGCTCGAGAAACTGGAAATGGAGATCACCGAGCTGCTCTACTCGCGGCACGGCCAGCCACTGTCCATCGCCTCGCTGCCCACGCTCTACGGCGAGAGGTACGGGAAGGGCCTTCAGGCCGATGGCTACCTCACCGAGAGCCAGCGCCATGGTAAGGCCGGCTATAGCCTCACCAAGCTGCTCTCTCGCCTGAACAAGATCAGAATCATCGAAAG GCCGCATGGACAGCACTCGGTGGTTCTCGCTGAGGACGCCGCCAGGTACACGGAATTCAGGGgcgagagaggaggaggtgacATGGGTTCCGTCCCAGCCAGCTCACACCAGATTTACCTGACCTTCCCTGCCGAGAGTAAGTTCGTCGAGGAAGACGTCGCCACTTACTTCGG GCAGTATGGTCCAGTGCGTGATGTGAGGATCCCATGTCAGGAGAGGCGCATGTTTGGCTTCGTGAGTTTCGAGAATCCAGAGACAGTGAGCACCATCCTCATGAGGCGTAACCCGCATTTCATCTGTGGATCAAGGGTCCTCGTTAAACCCTACAGAGAGAAATCCAAGTGCATAGAACG GATGCATGTGGACAAGATGAAGCCGATGCACTACTGCCCTACTCGCTTCTTCGAGATTGATCCGGACTTTTATCCCG ATGAATATGAGGCTTCAAGCAGGATGGTGAGAAAGCAATTGGCAGAGAAGCGCGAGAGGCTGATCGAGCTCGAGAGGAAGCGCTTCGGAGGGGTTAGGCTTAAACCATTGCCACATCAGTTTGCCTACTTCGATTGCAGCATTGAGGATGTAAATCCCCTCAATTGCCTCCCAGCAG ATTCCAAAGATGCCGACCTGATTGTGCCGGACTCATTGGAGATCGTCTCCCCGAGCCAAGCTCCACAAACGCAGGCAAGCAATAACTACGATGACAAAGAGAG CAATCAGATCGAACTCCTCCCAGAGAGTCCATTCGCATCAGCTGCGCCTGCTGGAAACAGCGTATCCACAATCATATAA
- the LOC117835642 gene encoding 21 kDa protein: MLLVLAIFLLAVAATWQQAAASALPPAPAPAASALPPAPAPAGLGDAAGAEQAEVEFVRGCCARTLYPRLCCAALSPYAASVHSSHARLALASANLTLAALDALAARIPRPGSGGASSGALRDCAELVASAADQAARAAERLRGVERAVGFEVTWRVDDARTWLSAAMTNEDTCADGLCPRKSAPAPVRAELRARVRRAKQYTSIALTLVNMLVSNNTRS; this comes from the coding sequence ATGCTGCTCGTCCTCGCAATATTCCTCCTCGCCGTGGCCGCCACATGGCAGCAGGCGGCAGCCTCAGCattgccgcccgcgccggcgccggcagcctcCGCATTgccgcctgcgccggcgccggccggcctcggCGACGCAGCAGGGGCAGAGCAGGCGGAGGTGGAGTTCGTGCGCGGCTGCTGCGCGCGCACGCTCTACCCGCGCCTCTGCTGCGCGGCGCTGTCCCCGTACGCGGCCTCCGTGCACTCCAGCCACGCGCGCCTCGCGCTGGCCTCCGCCAACCTCACGCTGGCCGCGCTcgacgccctcgccgcgcgcaTCCCGCggcccggctccggcggcgcgtcCTCCGGCGCGCTCCGCGACTGCGCCGAGCTCGTCGCGTCGGCCGCGGAccaggcggcgcgcgcggccgagcGGCTGCGCGGGGTCGAGCGGGCCGTGGGCTTCGAGGTGACCTGGCGCGTGGACGACGCGCGGACGTGGCTCAGCGCCGCCATGACCAACGAGGACACCTGCGCCGACGGCCTCTGCCCCCGCAagtccgcgccggcgccggtgagggCCGAGCTGCGCGCCAGGGTGCGCCGCGCTAAGCAGTACACCAGCATCGCTCTCACGCTCGTTAACATGCTAGTCAGTAATAACACAAGAAGTTAG